One stretch of Zingiber officinale cultivar Zhangliang chromosome 6B, Zo_v1.1, whole genome shotgun sequence DNA includes these proteins:
- the LOC121992356 gene encoding pentatricopeptide repeat-containing protein At2g46050, mitochondrial-like isoform X1 yields MISCRRLVLRFRASHVFLSHSSLVTSDQPYPCNACRTNREVTNRSNLKSRNFIRLLRLSLRLNDHLLGKQLHCLTMKFGVAYDVFVGSALSNMYSKCRFVREARKVFDDMASKDLAVWNIMLSCYLLNDYKREAFNLFHSMRTEGFIGDGFTFSSLINFCSRMICYDLGIQTHCLIIKLALESDLVVGSSLVDMYAKCAVIKDARHVFDRMDNKNVVCWNTIIVGYGKCGEGKEALMLFNNMLRGRLKPDGLTLASILSTCANLASSNEATQVHGYVVKNGFQAYLSIGNALIIAYAKCGSIDNSARAFSLIPTPDCVTWSSMISSYAHHGLAMEAINKFEVMLHDGIKPNRITFLAVISACSHAGFVDAGVHYFSTMIKNYQIKPSSEHFACLIDLLSRAGYLDEASDVLASMPFEPDASVLGALIGACNVHRNAKLAEWVAEKLFYLEPRKLVNYALLSNIYVTEGHWENVSYLRRRMKQMCSLKIPGCSWIEIGGKVHTFVSHDRIHLQDQEIYCMLDTVIWSMRNRYYICDTITDYICG; encoded by the coding sequence ATGATCTCTTGCAGGAGGTTGGTGTTAAGATTTCGTGCCTCTCATGTTTTTCTTTCTCATTCCAGTTTGGTAACTTCCGATCAGCCATATCCTTGTAATGCTTGTAGAACGAACAGAGAAGTAACAAATAGGTCAAACCTTAAGAGCAGAAATTTCATACGCCTCCTCAGGCTTTCCTTGAGATTGAATGACCACTTGCTAGGTAAACAGTTGCATTGCTTGACTATGAAATTTGGAGTTGCTTATGATGTCTTTGTTGGCAGTGCTCTGTCAAACATGTATTCAAAATGTCGTTTTGTTCGAGAGGCTCGTAAGGTGTTCGATGATATGGCTTCAAAAGATTTGGCGGTGTGGAACATAATGTTGTCTTGTTACTTATTgaatgattataaaagagaagcttTTAATCTGTTTCATTCGATGAGGACTGAAGGCTTTATAGGAGATGGTTTTACGTTCAGTAGTTTGATAAATTTCTGTAGCCGAATGATTTGTTATGATTTAGGAATTCAGACTCATTGTTTGATTATAAAATTAGCCCTTGAATCTGATTTAGTTGTTGGTAGTTCCTTGGTAGATATGTACGCCAAATGTGCAGTCATTAAGGATGCTCGCCATGTATTTGATAGAATGGATAATAAGAATGTTGTTTGTTGGAACACTATAATAGTTGGTTATGGGAAGTGTGGCGAAGGCAAAGAAGCTCTAATGCTTTTTAATAATATGCTTCGAGGCAGGCTAAAACCAGATGGATTAACACTTGCGAGTATTCTCAGCACTTGTGCTAATTTAGCATCTTCGAATGAGGCTACACAAGTTCATGGTTATGTAGTAAAAAATGGGTTTCAAGCATATTTGTCCATTGGTAATGCTCTTATCATAGCATATGCAAAGTGCGGCAGCATCGACAATTCTGCCCGAGCATTTTCTTTGATACCTACACCTGATTGTGTGACTTGGTCTTCCATGATTTCTTCCTATGCTCATCATGGATTGGCAATGGAAGCCATTAATAAGTTTGAGGTAATGTTACATGATGGTATAAAACCTAACAGAATCACATTTTTAGCAGTAATCTCTGCCTGCAGTCATGCTGGATTTGTGGATGCAGGAGTGCACTATTTCAGTACTATGATTAAGAACTACCAAATAAAACCAAGCTCGGAGCATTTTGCATGTCTAATTGATCTACTTAGCAGAGCAGGTTATCTAGATGAGGCTTCTGATGTCCTAGCTAGCATGCCATTCGAACCTGATGCGAGTGTTCTTGGAGCCTTAATTGGTGCGTGCAATGTCCATCGCAATGCTAAATTGGCAGAATGGGTTGCAGAAAAGCTCTTCTATTTGGAGCCAAGGAAATTAGTTAATTATGCTCTTTTGTCTAATATATATGTAACTGAAGGCCATTGGGAAAACGTGTCATATCTGAGGAGGAGGATGAAGCAAATGTGCAGTCTCAAAATACCTGGTTGTAGTTGGATAGAGATTGGTGGCAAAGTTCACACTTTCGTCTCCCATGATAGAATACATTTACAAGATCAAGAAATATATTGTATGTTGGATACAGTAATTTGGTCAATGAGAAATAGATATTACATTTGCGATACAATCACAGATTATATTTGCGGGTGA
- the LOC121992356 gene encoding pentatricopeptide repeat-containing protein At2g46050, mitochondrial-like isoform X3: protein MYSKCRFVREARKVFDDMASKDLAVWNIMLSCYLLNDYKREAFNLFHSMRTEGFIGDGFTFSSLINFCSRMICYDLGIQTHCLIIKLALESDLVVGSSLVDMYAKCAVIKDARHVFDRMDNKNVVCWNTIIVGYGKCGEGKEALMLFNNMLRGRLKPDGLTLASILSTCANLASSNEATQVHGYVVKNGFQAYLSIGNALIIAYAKCGSIDNSARAFSLIPTPDCVTWSSMISSYAHHGLAMEAINKFEVMLHDGIKPNRITFLAVISACSHAGFVDAGVHYFSTMIKNYQIKPSSEHFACLIDLLSRAGYLDEASDVLASMPFEPDASVLGALIGACNVHRNAKLAEWVAEKLFYLEPRKLVNYALLSNIYVTEGHWENVSYLRRRMKQMCSLKIPGCSWIEIGGKVHTFVSHDRIHLQDQEIYCMLDTVIWSMRNRYYICDTITDYICG, encoded by the coding sequence ATGTATTCAAAATGTCGTTTTGTTCGAGAGGCTCGTAAGGTGTTCGATGATATGGCTTCAAAAGATTTGGCGGTGTGGAACATAATGTTGTCTTGTTACTTATTgaatgattataaaagagaagcttTTAATCTGTTTCATTCGATGAGGACTGAAGGCTTTATAGGAGATGGTTTTACGTTCAGTAGTTTGATAAATTTCTGTAGCCGAATGATTTGTTATGATTTAGGAATTCAGACTCATTGTTTGATTATAAAATTAGCCCTTGAATCTGATTTAGTTGTTGGTAGTTCCTTGGTAGATATGTACGCCAAATGTGCAGTCATTAAGGATGCTCGCCATGTATTTGATAGAATGGATAATAAGAATGTTGTTTGTTGGAACACTATAATAGTTGGTTATGGGAAGTGTGGCGAAGGCAAAGAAGCTCTAATGCTTTTTAATAATATGCTTCGAGGCAGGCTAAAACCAGATGGATTAACACTTGCGAGTATTCTCAGCACTTGTGCTAATTTAGCATCTTCGAATGAGGCTACACAAGTTCATGGTTATGTAGTAAAAAATGGGTTTCAAGCATATTTGTCCATTGGTAATGCTCTTATCATAGCATATGCAAAGTGCGGCAGCATCGACAATTCTGCCCGAGCATTTTCTTTGATACCTACACCTGATTGTGTGACTTGGTCTTCCATGATTTCTTCCTATGCTCATCATGGATTGGCAATGGAAGCCATTAATAAGTTTGAGGTAATGTTACATGATGGTATAAAACCTAACAGAATCACATTTTTAGCAGTAATCTCTGCCTGCAGTCATGCTGGATTTGTGGATGCAGGAGTGCACTATTTCAGTACTATGATTAAGAACTACCAAATAAAACCAAGCTCGGAGCATTTTGCATGTCTAATTGATCTACTTAGCAGAGCAGGTTATCTAGATGAGGCTTCTGATGTCCTAGCTAGCATGCCATTCGAACCTGATGCGAGTGTTCTTGGAGCCTTAATTGGTGCGTGCAATGTCCATCGCAATGCTAAATTGGCAGAATGGGTTGCAGAAAAGCTCTTCTATTTGGAGCCAAGGAAATTAGTTAATTATGCTCTTTTGTCTAATATATATGTAACTGAAGGCCATTGGGAAAACGTGTCATATCTGAGGAGGAGGATGAAGCAAATGTGCAGTCTCAAAATACCTGGTTGTAGTTGGATAGAGATTGGTGGCAAAGTTCACACTTTCGTCTCCCATGATAGAATACATTTACAAGATCAAGAAATATATTGTATGTTGGATACAGTAATTTGGTCAATGAGAAATAGATATTACATTTGCGATACAATCACAGATTATATTTGCGGGTGA
- the LOC121992356 gene encoding pentatricopeptide repeat-containing protein At2g46050, mitochondrial-like isoform X2: protein MISCRRTNREVTNRSNLKSRNFIRLLRLSLRLNDHLLGKQLHCLTMKFGVAYDVFVGSALSNMYSKCRFVREARKVFDDMASKDLAVWNIMLSCYLLNDYKREAFNLFHSMRTEGFIGDGFTFSSLINFCSRMICYDLGIQTHCLIIKLALESDLVVGSSLVDMYAKCAVIKDARHVFDRMDNKNVVCWNTIIVGYGKCGEGKEALMLFNNMLRGRLKPDGLTLASILSTCANLASSNEATQVHGYVVKNGFQAYLSIGNALIIAYAKCGSIDNSARAFSLIPTPDCVTWSSMISSYAHHGLAMEAINKFEVMLHDGIKPNRITFLAVISACSHAGFVDAGVHYFSTMIKNYQIKPSSEHFACLIDLLSRAGYLDEASDVLASMPFEPDASVLGALIGACNVHRNAKLAEWVAEKLFYLEPRKLVNYALLSNIYVTEGHWENVSYLRRRMKQMCSLKIPGCSWIEIGGKVHTFVSHDRIHLQDQEIYCMLDTVIWSMRNRYYICDTITDYICG from the exons ATGATCTCTTGCAGGAG AACGAACAGAGAAGTAACAAATAGGTCAAACCTTAAGAGCAGAAATTTCATACGCCTCCTCAGGCTTTCCTTGAGATTGAATGACCACTTGCTAGGTAAACAGTTGCATTGCTTGACTATGAAATTTGGAGTTGCTTATGATGTCTTTGTTGGCAGTGCTCTGTCAAACATGTATTCAAAATGTCGTTTTGTTCGAGAGGCTCGTAAGGTGTTCGATGATATGGCTTCAAAAGATTTGGCGGTGTGGAACATAATGTTGTCTTGTTACTTATTgaatgattataaaagagaagcttTTAATCTGTTTCATTCGATGAGGACTGAAGGCTTTATAGGAGATGGTTTTACGTTCAGTAGTTTGATAAATTTCTGTAGCCGAATGATTTGTTATGATTTAGGAATTCAGACTCATTGTTTGATTATAAAATTAGCCCTTGAATCTGATTTAGTTGTTGGTAGTTCCTTGGTAGATATGTACGCCAAATGTGCAGTCATTAAGGATGCTCGCCATGTATTTGATAGAATGGATAATAAGAATGTTGTTTGTTGGAACACTATAATAGTTGGTTATGGGAAGTGTGGCGAAGGCAAAGAAGCTCTAATGCTTTTTAATAATATGCTTCGAGGCAGGCTAAAACCAGATGGATTAACACTTGCGAGTATTCTCAGCACTTGTGCTAATTTAGCATCTTCGAATGAGGCTACACAAGTTCATGGTTATGTAGTAAAAAATGGGTTTCAAGCATATTTGTCCATTGGTAATGCTCTTATCATAGCATATGCAAAGTGCGGCAGCATCGACAATTCTGCCCGAGCATTTTCTTTGATACCTACACCTGATTGTGTGACTTGGTCTTCCATGATTTCTTCCTATGCTCATCATGGATTGGCAATGGAAGCCATTAATAAGTTTGAGGTAATGTTACATGATGGTATAAAACCTAACAGAATCACATTTTTAGCAGTAATCTCTGCCTGCAGTCATGCTGGATTTGTGGATGCAGGAGTGCACTATTTCAGTACTATGATTAAGAACTACCAAATAAAACCAAGCTCGGAGCATTTTGCATGTCTAATTGATCTACTTAGCAGAGCAGGTTATCTAGATGAGGCTTCTGATGTCCTAGCTAGCATGCCATTCGAACCTGATGCGAGTGTTCTTGGAGCCTTAATTGGTGCGTGCAATGTCCATCGCAATGCTAAATTGGCAGAATGGGTTGCAGAAAAGCTCTTCTATTTGGAGCCAAGGAAATTAGTTAATTATGCTCTTTTGTCTAATATATATGTAACTGAAGGCCATTGGGAAAACGTGTCATATCTGAGGAGGAGGATGAAGCAAATGTGCAGTCTCAAAATACCTGGTTGTAGTTGGATAGAGATTGGTGGCAAAGTTCACACTTTCGTCTCCCATGATAGAATACATTTACAAGATCAAGAAATATATTGTATGTTGGATACAGTAATTTGGTCAATGAGAAATAGATATTACATTTGCGATACAATCACAGATTATATTTGCGGGTGA